One genomic window of Gallaecimonas sp. GXIMD4217 includes the following:
- the fabD gene encoding ACP S-malonyltransferase — translation MQKSAFIFPGQGSQALGMLKDLAEEFAVVGDTFAEASEVLGYDLWKLVQEGPEADLNATERTQPALLTSSVATWRAWQSLGGEAPAYMAGHSLGEYSALTCAGAIDFRDAVALVEARGRYMQAAVPAGTGAMAAIIGLDDDAVRQGCSDAAQGEVVEAVNFNSPGQVVIAGGKAAVDRACEVLKANGAKRALVLPVSVPSHCALMQPAAEQLAERLAAINIQVPGIAVINNVDVAVADSSDAIRDALVRQLYRPVRWTETVQKLAGQGVENLYECGPGKVLTGLTKRIDKGLSAAALHVGDDLRNLKA, via the coding sequence ATGCAAAAATCTGCCTTTATCTTTCCTGGCCAGGGCTCCCAGGCCCTGGGCATGCTCAAGGATCTGGCCGAGGAATTCGCCGTGGTCGGCGACACCTTCGCCGAGGCTTCCGAGGTACTGGGCTACGACCTGTGGAAACTGGTCCAGGAAGGCCCCGAAGCCGACCTCAACGCCACCGAACGCACCCAGCCGGCCCTGCTGACCAGCTCTGTGGCCACCTGGCGCGCCTGGCAGTCCTTGGGCGGCGAGGCGCCTGCCTACATGGCCGGCCACAGCCTGGGTGAATATTCCGCACTGACCTGTGCCGGTGCCATCGATTTTCGTGACGCCGTGGCCCTGGTCGAGGCCCGCGGCCGCTACATGCAGGCCGCCGTACCCGCCGGCACCGGTGCCATGGCCGCCATCATCGGCCTGGATGACGACGCCGTCCGCCAGGGCTGCAGCGACGCCGCCCAAGGCGAGGTGGTGGAGGCCGTCAACTTCAACAGCCCCGGCCAGGTGGTCATCGCCGGTGGCAAGGCCGCCGTCGACCGTGCCTGCGAAGTGCTCAAGGCCAATGGCGCCAAGCGTGCGCTGGTGCTGCCGGTCTCCGTACCCAGCCACTGCGCCCTGATGCAGCCGGCCGCCGAACAGCTGGCCGAGCGTCTGGCCGCTATCAACATCCAGGTGCCGGGCATCGCCGTGATCAACAACGTCGACGTGGCCGTGGCCGACAGCAGTGATGCCATCCGCGACGCCCTGGTGCGTCAGCTCTACCGCCCGGTCCGCTGGACCGAGACGGTGCAGAAGCTGGCCGGCCAGGGTGTGGAAAACCTCTATGAATGTGGTCCGGGCAAGGTGCTGACCGGCCTGACCAAGCGTATCGACAAGGGCCTGAGCGCCGCCGCCCTGCACGTGGGCGACGATCTGCGTAACCTCAAGGCCTAA
- the rne gene encoding ribonuclease E, with translation MKRMLINATQSEELRVALVDGQKLYDLDIEHPGHEQKKANIYKGRITRIEPSLEAAFVDYGAERHGFLPLKEIARDYFPEGYKVQGRPNIKDVLREGQQVIVQIDKEERGNKGAALTTFISLAGSYLVLMPNNPRAGGISRRIEGDERTELKQAMSSLTVPDGMGLIVRTAGVGKSAEELKWDLDVLLHHWKAIRQAAESREAPFLIHQESNVIIRAIRDYLRQDVGEIIIDKERIYNDAKANVELMRPDFVSRVKLYQGDIPLFNYYQIESQIESAFQREVRLPSGGSIVIDVTEALTAIDINSARATKGGDIEETAFNTNLEAADEIARQLRLRDLGGLVVIDFIDMTPARHQREVENRLRDAVRADRARVQLGRISRFGLMEMSRQRLRPSLGEAANQMCPRCLGTGSVRSTESLALSILRLIEEEAIKDNTAQVEAQVPVAVAAYLLNEKRGAIRHIERRQDVQIIIVPNPHLETPHFEVIRHREDDRIEDGSHTIAKEPEVKADLYKAPAARKEKKDEPAVQVKAPRPAPPKAEAKPAKPAAKQQPKAAGPSLVSRLLKALGGLFGSAEEQEAPKGKQRQDGKGDRRQQRNRKGSEARRQQKGRRPDEERRGEGRRDERREEEQKQGRRRQRRSEGRDDSRREERRDEGRRSEAREEGRREERRDRRRDDGRRGREEQPQREERQEAPREERRERRRDDREIPQRRADEAPREEAIEEHRQPEQRRERRQLEKSVRLKEVAEAAETVAIAAEAVQAPVVEAKEPAPVAEVVAEAEVVADEVAQAEPAVEAEAEGEGQEKRRSRNRRSPRHMRASGQQRRQAREEQQEAAASEAPVAEATEVAVVEEAAIEAPAEQAAPVVEAEPVAEAQEEVSTTPARETVEVAAEVEPQAEPAVETQPQAEVVEPVQAEPAEVEAKPAKAEQSVTDESAVRPVKRARRTAEAAMARPVEHELGQPVRDPQPYQRPPVAHSGQAGGLSQAKNSATAPMSKV, from the coding sequence ATGAAACGTATGCTAATCAACGCAACTCAGTCAGAAGAGTTGCGCGTGGCCCTGGTAGATGGCCAAAAACTCTACGATCTCGACATCGAACACCCCGGCCACGAACAGAAAAAGGCCAACATCTACAAGGGCCGCATCACCCGCATCGAGCCCAGCCTGGAAGCCGCCTTCGTCGACTACGGCGCCGAGCGTCACGGCTTCCTGCCCCTCAAGGAAATCGCCCGCGACTACTTCCCCGAAGGCTACAAGGTCCAGGGCCGTCCCAACATCAAGGACGTACTCCGCGAAGGCCAGCAGGTCATAGTGCAGATCGACAAGGAAGAGCGTGGCAACAAGGGCGCGGCCCTGACCACCTTCATCAGCCTGGCCGGCTCCTACCTGGTGCTGATGCCCAACAACCCCCGCGCCGGTGGCATCTCCCGCCGTATCGAGGGTGACGAGCGCACCGAGCTCAAGCAGGCGATGTCCAGCCTGACCGTACCGGACGGCATGGGCCTGATCGTCCGTACCGCCGGCGTTGGCAAGTCCGCCGAAGAGCTCAAGTGGGATCTGGATGTGCTGCTGCACCACTGGAAGGCCATCCGTCAGGCGGCCGAGTCCCGTGAGGCTCCCTTCCTGATCCACCAGGAATCCAACGTCATCATCCGCGCCATCCGCGACTACCTGCGCCAGGATGTGGGCGAGATCATCATCGACAAGGAGCGCATCTACAACGATGCCAAGGCCAACGTCGAACTGATGCGTCCCGACTTCGTCAGCCGGGTCAAGCTCTACCAGGGCGATATCCCGCTGTTCAACTACTACCAGATCGAGTCCCAGATCGAGTCCGCCTTCCAGCGCGAGGTGCGCCTGCCCTCCGGCGGCTCCATCGTCATTGATGTCACCGAGGCCCTGACCGCCATCGACATCAACTCCGCCCGTGCCACCAAGGGCGGCGATATCGAAGAGACCGCCTTCAACACCAACCTGGAAGCGGCCGACGAGATCGCCCGCCAGTTGCGTCTGCGTGACCTGGGTGGCCTGGTGGTCATCGACTTCATCGACATGACCCCGGCCCGCCACCAGCGCGAGGTGGAAAACCGCCTGCGTGACGCCGTGCGTGCCGACCGCGCCCGCGTCCAGCTGGGCCGCATCAGCCGCTTCGGCCTGATGGAAATGTCCCGTCAGCGCCTGCGCCCCAGCCTGGGTGAAGCCGCCAACCAGATGTGCCCCCGCTGCCTGGGTACCGGCTCCGTGCGCAGCACCGAGTCCCTGGCCCTGTCCATCCTGCGCCTCATCGAGGAAGAGGCCATCAAGGACAACACCGCCCAGGTGGAGGCCCAGGTGCCGGTGGCCGTGGCCGCCTACCTGCTCAACGAGAAGCGCGGTGCCATTCGCCACATCGAGCGCCGCCAGGACGTGCAGATCATCATCGTCCCCAACCCGCACCTGGAAACCCCGCACTTCGAGGTGATCCGCCACCGCGAGGACGATCGCATCGAGGACGGCTCCCACACCATCGCCAAGGAGCCGGAGGTCAAGGCCGACCTCTACAAGGCCCCGGCCGCCCGCAAGGAGAAGAAAGACGAGCCCGCGGTCCAGGTCAAGGCCCCCCGCCCTGCCCCGCCCAAGGCCGAAGCCAAGCCGGCCAAGCCCGCTGCCAAGCAGCAGCCCAAGGCTGCCGGCCCGTCCCTGGTAAGCCGCCTGCTCAAGGCCCTGGGCGGCCTGTTCGGCTCCGCCGAAGAACAGGAAGCCCCCAAGGGCAAGCAGCGCCAGGATGGCAAGGGTGACCGTCGTCAGCAGCGCAACCGCAAGGGCTCCGAGGCCCGTCGCCAGCAGAAGGGCCGTCGCCCGGACGAAGAGCGTCGCGGCGAAGGCCGTCGTGACGAGCGCCGTGAGGAAGAACAGAAGCAGGGCCGCCGTCGCCAGCGTCGCAGCGAAGGTCGTGATGACAGCCGCCGCGAAGAGCGTCGCGACGAAGGCCGCCGCAGCGAAGCCCGTGAAGAGGGCCGCCGCGAGGAGCGTCGTGACCGTCGCCGTGACGACGGTCGTCGTGGCCGCGAGGAGCAGCCCCAGCGTGAAGAGCGCCAGGAAGCCCCGCGCGAGGAGCGCCGCGAGCGCCGCCGTGACGATCGCGAGATCCCCCAGCGCCGTGCCGATGAAGCCCCCCGCGAGGAGGCCATCGAAGAGCATCGCCAGCCCGAGCAGCGCCGCGAGCGCCGCCAGCTGGAAAAGTCCGTGCGTCTGAAAGAGGTCGCCGAAGCCGCCGAGACCGTCGCCATTGCTGCCGAAGCCGTGCAGGCCCCGGTTGTTGAAGCGAAGGAGCCGGCGCCGGTTGCCGAGGTGGTTGCAGAAGCCGAAGTCGTGGCCGACGAGGTCGCCCAGGCCGAACCCGCCGTTGAAGCCGAAGCCGAGGGTGAAGGCCAGGAGAAGCGTCGCAGCCGCAACCGCCGCTCCCCCCGCCACATGCGCGCCAGCGGCCAGCAGCGTCGCCAGGCTCGCGAAGAGCAGCAGGAAGCCGCTGCCAGCGAGGCGCCCGTTGCCGAAGCGACCGAGGTCGCTGTCGTAGAGGAAGCCGCCATCGAAGCACCTGCCGAGCAGGCCGCACCTGTGGTCGAAGCCGAGCCCGTGGCCGAAGCCCAGGAAGAAGTGAGCACCACCCCGGCTCGGGAGACCGTAGAGGTTGCCGCCGAGGTCGAACCGCAGGCAGAACCCGCCGTCGAAACCCAGCCGCAAGCCGAGGTTGTCGAGCCGGTCCAGGCCGAGCCCGCCGAGGTCGAGGCCAAGCCGGCCAAGGCCGAGCAGTCGGTCACAGACGAAAGTGCGGTGCGCCCGGTCAAACGTGCCCGCCGCACCGCCGAGGCCGCCATGGCCAGGCCGGTGGAGCACGAACTGGGTCAGCCGGTCCGTGATCCCCAGCCCTACCAGCGCCCGCCCGTGGCCCACAGCGGCCAGGCCGGTGGCCTCAGCCAGGCCAAGAACAGCGCCACGGCGCCCATGAGCAAGGTGTAA
- the acpP gene encoding acyl carrier protein codes for MSTIEERVKKIIIEQLGVKEEEVKNEASFVDDLGADSLDTVELVMALEEEFDTEIPDEEAEKITTVQAAIDYVVAHQE; via the coding sequence ATGAGCACTATCGAAGAACGCGTAAAGAAAATCATCATCGAACAACTGGGTGTTAAGGAAGAAGAAGTCAAGAACGAAGCGTCTTTCGTAGACGACCTCGGCGCCGACTCTCTGGACACCGTTGAGCTGGTGATGGCGCTGGAAGAAGAGTTTGACACTGAGATCCCGGATGAAGAAGCCGAGAAGATCACCACAGTGCAAGCGGCCATCGACTACGTCGTCGCTCACCAAGAATAA
- a CDS encoding HAD-IA family hydrolase, translating into MLTDTELVIFDWDGTLMDSVGRIVSSMQGAALALGLDKPSDQEVRDIIGMSLRPAVQTLFTDLEADGVERVVSAYRDQYLELNTTPTPLFSGVEAMLRELKSQGRQLAVATGKARPGLERVFKATGLKPLFTTSRTADEAQSKPHPDMLAQILAETGVAAKRALMIGDSTLDMHMAKSAGVRALGVSFGVHSPEHLLAAGASDIVHCWRQWPKLALAD; encoded by the coding sequence ATGCTGACGGACACCGAACTGGTGATCTTCGACTGGGACGGGACCCTGATGGACTCGGTGGGTCGCATCGTTTCCTCCATGCAGGGCGCCGCCCTGGCGCTGGGCCTGGACAAGCCCAGCGACCAGGAGGTGCGCGACATCATCGGCATGAGCCTGAGGCCGGCGGTGCAGACCCTCTTTACCGACTTGGAAGCCGACGGGGTAGAGCGGGTGGTGTCCGCCTATCGGGACCAGTACCTGGAACTCAACACCACGCCGACGCCGTTGTTCAGCGGGGTCGAGGCCATGCTCAGGGAGCTGAAATCCCAGGGCAGGCAACTGGCGGTGGCCACCGGCAAGGCCAGACCGGGCCTGGAGCGGGTGTTCAAGGCGACCGGGCTCAAGCCGCTGTTCACCACCTCCCGCACCGCCGACGAGGCCCAGTCCAAGCCCCATCCGGACATGCTGGCGCAGATCCTGGCCGAGACCGGGGTGGCGGCCAAGCGGGCCTTGATGATCGGCGACTCGACCCTCGACATGCACATGGCCAAAAGCGCCGGGGTAAGGGCCCTGGGGGTCAGCTTCGGGGTGCACAGCCCAGAGCACCTGCTGGCGGCGGGCGCCAGCGATATTGTCCACTGCTGGCGGCAGTGGCCCAAGCTGGCCCTGGCCGATTAA
- the plsX gene encoding phosphate acyltransferase PlsX, with the protein MAFTLAVDAMGGDLGPSVTVPAIARALSHFPNLNIRAFGNQQALEPFLVAEGMLHHPRLTLCHAEQEVAMDEKPAVALRMKRSSSMGMAIGDVADGRAQACVSAGNTGALMALSRHLLKTLPGVERPAIVSAMPTVNDGHVYMLDLGANVSVDSDTLYQFAVMGNAMVREVEGIASPKVALLNIGEEDIKGNDQVKHAARLLEDCPGINYIGYVEGHDIFTGKADVIVCDGFVGNITLKTCEGIADFFLSQLKAAFNRNWLTRLLGLLVLPWLKRVYHRVNPDQYNGASLLGLRGIVVKSHGNANTDAFFNAISQALTEAQRQLPNGIKDAFDAVLLDKH; encoded by the coding sequence ATGGCTTTTACCTTAGCGGTAGATGCCATGGGAGGGGACCTGGGCCCCTCCGTCACAGTGCCCGCCATTGCGCGGGCACTGTCGCATTTCCCCAACCTGAACATTCGTGCATTTGGCAACCAACAGGCCCTTGAGCCTTTCCTGGTGGCCGAAGGCATGCTCCATCATCCCCGACTGACCCTCTGCCATGCCGAGCAGGAAGTCGCCATGGACGAAAAACCGGCCGTGGCCCTGCGCATGAAACGCAGCTCCTCCATGGGCATGGCCATAGGGGACGTGGCCGATGGCCGAGCCCAGGCCTGCGTCAGTGCCGGCAACACCGGCGCCCTGATGGCGCTGTCCCGGCATCTGCTCAAGACCCTGCCCGGGGTGGAGCGGCCCGCCATCGTCTCGGCCATGCCGACGGTGAACGACGGCCATGTCTACATGCTGGACTTGGGCGCCAACGTCTCGGTGGATTCCGACACCCTCTACCAGTTCGCGGTCATGGGCAACGCCATGGTCCGCGAGGTGGAGGGCATCGCCTCGCCCAAGGTGGCGCTCCTCAACATCGGCGAGGAAGACATCAAGGGCAACGACCAGGTCAAGCATGCCGCCCGCCTGCTGGAAGACTGCCCCGGCATCAACTACATAGGCTACGTGGAAGGGCACGATATCTTTACCGGCAAGGCCGATGTCATCGTCTGCGACGGCTTCGTGGGCAATATCACCCTCAAGACCTGTGAAGGTATCGCCGACTTCTTCCTGAGCCAACTCAAGGCCGCCTTCAACCGCAATTGGTTGACCCGACTGCTGGGCCTGCTGGTGCTGCCCTGGTTGAAGCGGGTCTACCACAGGGTGAACCCCGACCAGTACAACGGGGCCAGTCTGTTAGGATTGCGCGGTATCGTCGTGAAAAGTCACGGAAATGCCAACACTGATGCCTTTTTCAACGCCATTTCTCAGGCCTTGACCGAGGCACAGCGGCAATTGCCGAACGGCATCAAGGATGCCTTCGACGCAGTTTTATTGGACAAGCACTGA
- the rluC gene encoding 23S rRNA pseudouridine(955/2504/2580) synthase RluC, whose protein sequence is MSKDKNSATVQLVAVEPDLAGQRIDNFLRTYLKGVPKSLIYRVLRKGEVRVNKKRVKPEYKLQGGDLVRIPPVRVSEEKALPSAKLKKVAVLESCILFEDDALMVINKPSGMAVHGGSGLSFGVIEGLRALRPDARFLELVHRLDRDTSGCLLVAKKRSALRALHEALRNKTVQKDYLCLVRGDWPSRKKAVQAPLKKNVLQSGERIVRVDAEGKPSETRFKVQERFGGLATLVQASPITGRTHQIRVHTLHAGHPIAGDDKYGDRDFDARLVDAGLDRLCLHAWHLAFDHPGSGERISVEAPLDGSYAQLVKTLRARK, encoded by the coding sequence ATGAGTAAAGACAAGAACAGCGCCACTGTACAGCTGGTGGCCGTTGAACCGGATCTGGCCGGGCAACGAATCGACAATTTTCTGCGCACTTACCTCAAAGGCGTGCCGAAAAGCCTGATTTATCGTGTTTTACGAAAGGGCGAGGTGCGCGTCAACAAGAAGCGCGTCAAGCCCGAGTACAAACTCCAGGGCGGTGATCTGGTGCGCATTCCGCCGGTGCGGGTCTCGGAAGAAAAGGCCCTGCCGTCGGCCAAGCTCAAGAAGGTAGCGGTACTGGAGTCCTGCATCCTGTTCGAGGACGACGCCCTGATGGTGATCAACAAGCCGTCCGGCATGGCCGTGCATGGCGGCTCCGGGCTGTCGTTCGGCGTCATCGAGGGGCTGCGGGCGCTGCGGCCGGATGCCCGCTTCCTGGAGCTGGTCCATCGCCTGGACAGGGATACCTCCGGCTGCCTGCTGGTGGCCAAGAAGCGCTCGGCGCTAAGGGCCTTGCACGAGGCCCTGCGCAACAAGACGGTGCAGAAGGACTACCTGTGCCTGGTTCGCGGCGACTGGCCGTCGCGCAAGAAGGCGGTTCAGGCGCCGCTGAAGAAGAACGTGCTGCAGTCCGGCGAGCGGATCGTCCGGGTCGATGCCGAAGGCAAGCCCAGCGAGACCCGCTTCAAGGTCCAGGAACGCTTTGGCGGCCTGGCGACCCTGGTGCAGGCCTCGCCCATTACCGGCCGCACCCACCAGATCCGGGTCCATACCCTCCACGCCGGCCACCCCATTGCCGGCGACGACAAGTACGGCGACCGGGACTTCGATGCCCGCCTTGTTGACGCCGGCCTGGACCGACTGTGCCTGCACGCCTGGCACCTGGCCTTCGATCACCCCGGCAGCGGCGAGCGCATCAGCGTCGAGGCGCCCCTGGACGGCAGTTACGCCCAGCTGGTCAAGACCCTGAGGGCCCGCAAATGA
- a CDS encoding low molecular weight protein-tyrosine-phosphatase translates to MVNPLEIRRILFCCMGNICRSPTAEAVFRKRMQLQGISLELESAGTIDYHAGEGPDRRARLAGERRGYDFSNILARQVCSEDFVRFDLILAMDRQNYADLMSRCPQRHRHKLRLFMSFAPETGFDEVPDPYYGGEGGFEQVLDLIEAASDGVLKSLLGK, encoded by the coding sequence GTGGTAAACCCCTTGGAGATCAGGCGCATCCTGTTTTGCTGCATGGGCAATATCTGCCGCTCGCCCACGGCCGAGGCGGTGTTTCGTAAACGCATGCAGCTGCAGGGGATCAGCCTGGAGCTGGAGTCGGCGGGTACCATCGACTATCACGCCGGCGAAGGCCCGGACCGCCGTGCCAGGCTGGCCGGGGAGAGGCGCGGTTACGACTTTTCCAACATCCTGGCCCGGCAGGTGTGCAGCGAGGACTTCGTGCGCTTCGATCTGATCCTGGCCATGGACAGGCAGAACTATGCCGATCTGATGAGCCGCTGCCCCCAGCGCCACCGTCACAAGCTCAGGCTGTTCATGAGCTTCGCCCCCGAGACCGGTTTTGATGAGGTGCCGGATCCCTACTATGGCGGCGAGGGCGGGTTCGAGCAGGTACTGGATCTCATCGAGGCCGCCTCCGATGGCGTATTGAAGAGCCTGCTCGGCAAGTAA
- the yceD gene encoding 23S rRNA accumulation protein YceD, with protein MQKVKLPLTIDPVRCAQRRDEYDGLVPLAELTRLLELTESRQGNVDVRLSCGIDLQGVVYTKGEARVELELECQRCNQIMRQPFEATFACTPVFENSEVEELPEAYEPVELDENGEINLRQLIEDELILALPLVAMHAEDQCPVSGSEMSWGEIEPADERPNPFAVLEQLRKK; from the coding sequence ATGCAAAAAGTTAAGCTGCCCTTAACCATCGATCCGGTGAGATGTGCCCAGCGTCGTGACGAGTACGACGGCCTGGTGCCTCTGGCCGAATTGACGCGTTTGCTGGAATTGACCGAATCCCGGCAAGGCAATGTGGATGTCCGTCTGAGCTGCGGCATTGACCTCCAGGGCGTGGTTTACACCAAAGGTGAAGCCCGCGTGGAGCTCGAGCTGGAATGTCAGCGCTGTAACCAGATCATGCGTCAGCCCTTCGAGGCAACCTTTGCCTGCACACCGGTTTTCGAGAATTCTGAAGTTGAAGAGCTCCCGGAAGCTTATGAGCCAGTCGAACTCGACGAAAATGGTGAGATCAACCTGCGCCAGCTTATCGAAGACGAACTGATCCTGGCATTGCCACTGGTCGCAATGCATGCTGAAGATCAGTGTCCTGTGTCTGGATCAGAGATGAGCTGGGGCGAGATCGAGCCTGCTGATGAGCGTCCGAATCCCTTTGCTGTGCTTGAGCAGCTCAGGAAGAAGTGA
- the rpmF gene encoding 50S ribosomal protein L32 produces MAVQQNRKTRSKRGMRRSHDALTTAAVSVDKTSGETHLRHHVTADGFYRGKKVIG; encoded by the coding sequence ATGGCCGTACAACAGAACCGCAAAACTCGTTCCAAGCGTGGTATGCGTCGCTCTCACGACGCTCTGACTACCGCTGCTGTGTCCGTAGACAAGACTTCCGGTGAAACCCACCTGCGTCACCACGTGACTGCCGACGGTTTCTACCGTGGTAAAAAGGTGATCGGCTAA
- the fabG gene encoding 3-oxoacyl-ACP reductase FabG has protein sequence MSLEGKVALVTGASRGIGKATAELLASRGATVIGTATSDKGADAISAYLGDKGFGLKLNVTDEASIDAVLATIKERAGDLDILVNNAGITRDNLLMRMKDDEWDAVIDTNLKSLYRLSKAVLRPMMKKRAGRIISIGSVVGTMGNQGQVNYAAAKAGLLGFTKSLAREVASRGITVNAVAPGFIDTDMTQELTDEQRQGIFSQVPANRLGDPREIASAVAFLASTEAGYITGETLHVNGGMYMV, from the coding sequence ATGTCCCTCGAGGGCAAGGTAGCCCTGGTCACCGGTGCCAGCCGTGGCATCGGCAAGGCCACCGCCGAGCTGCTGGCCAGCCGTGGCGCCACCGTCATCGGTACCGCCACCTCCGACAAGGGCGCCGACGCCATTTCCGCCTACCTGGGCGACAAGGGTTTTGGTCTCAAGCTCAACGTCACCGACGAAGCGAGCATCGACGCCGTGCTGGCCACCATCAAGGAGCGGGCAGGGGACCTGGACATCCTGGTCAACAACGCCGGTATCACCCGTGACAACCTGCTGATGCGCATGAAGGACGACGAGTGGGATGCGGTCATCGACACCAACCTCAAGTCCCTGTACCGTCTGTCCAAGGCGGTGCTGCGGCCGATGATGAAAAAGCGCGCCGGTCGCATCATTTCCATCGGCAGCGTGGTCGGTACCATGGGCAACCAGGGCCAGGTGAACTATGCTGCTGCCAAGGCCGGCCTGCTGGGCTTCACCAAGTCCCTGGCCAGGGAAGTGGCTTCCCGTGGCATCACCGTCAACGCGGTGGCGCCGGGCTTTATCGACACCGATATGACCCAGGAATTGACCGACGAGCAGCGTCAGGGCATTTTCTCCCAGGTTCCCGCCAACAGGCTCGGAGATCCGCGCGAGATCGCCTCTGCTGTTGCCTTCCTGGCGTCAACCGAAGCCGGTTACATCACCGGTGAAACCCTGCATGTCAACGGCGGCATGTACATGGTCTGA
- a CDS encoding beta-ketoacyl-ACP synthase III: MYAKILGTGSNLPAQVRTNADLERMVETTDQWIVERTGISERRIAAEGETVVSLATPAAQRALEAAGVKAEELDLILFATTTPDKSFPSCACQLQAELGVPGIGAFDISAACAGFTYGLTVADQFIKTGQAKKVLVVGADILSRVCEPNDRTTIILFGDGAGAAVLGASEEQGILGSCIHADGSYGDLLCADLPQRGAEGMGDPWLKMRGNEVFKVAVTQLANVVTEILAKEGVAKEEIDWLVPHQANQRIISATAKKLGMGLDRVVLNLAKYGNTSAASVPIALDEAVRDGRIQRGQLLLLEAFGAGFTWGAALVRY; encoded by the coding sequence ATGTACGCCAAAATTCTCGGTACGGGCAGCAACCTGCCCGCCCAAGTGCGCACCAACGCCGATCTCGAGCGTATGGTCGAAACCACCGACCAGTGGATCGTAGAGCGCACCGGTATCTCTGAGCGCCGCATCGCCGCCGAAGGCGAGACCGTCGTTTCCCTGGCCACACCGGCCGCCCAGCGAGCCCTTGAGGCCGCCGGCGTCAAGGCCGAAGAACTGGATCTGATCCTGTTCGCCACCACCACCCCGGACAAGTCCTTCCCCTCCTGCGCCTGCCAGCTGCAGGCGGAGCTGGGCGTGCCCGGCATCGGCGCCTTCGATATTTCCGCTGCCTGCGCCGGCTTCACCTATGGCCTGACCGTGGCCGACCAGTTCATCAAGACCGGCCAGGCCAAGAAGGTGCTGGTGGTGGGTGCCGATATCCTGTCCCGGGTCTGCGAGCCCAACGACCGCACCACCATCATCCTCTTCGGTGATGGCGCCGGTGCCGCCGTGCTGGGTGCCAGCGAAGAGCAGGGCATCCTGGGCAGCTGCATCCACGCCGACGGCAGCTATGGCGATCTGCTCTGTGCCGATCTGCCCCAGCGTGGCGCCGAAGGCATGGGCGATCCCTGGCTGAAGATGCGCGGCAACGAGGTATTCAAGGTCGCCGTCACCCAGCTGGCCAATGTGGTCACCGAGATCCTCGCAAAAGAGGGTGTCGCCAAGGAAGAAATTGACTGGCTGGTGCCCCACCAGGCCAACCAGCGCATCATCTCCGCCACCGCCAAGAAGCTGGGCATGGGCCTGGATCGGGTGGTGCTGAACCTGGCCAAGTACGGCAACACCTCTGCCGCCTCCGTGCCCATCGCCCTGGACGAGGCGGTGCGTGACGGTCGCATCCAGCGCGGCCAGCTGCTGCTGCTGGAGGCCTTTGGTGCCGGCTTCACCTGGGGCGCCGCCCTGGTTCGTTACTGA
- a CDS encoding nucleoside triphosphate pyrophosphatase: protein MDLILASTSVFRKQLLAKLQLPFSTDNPQVDEHPLPGESAPDLVERLALAKADAIAAKHPNALVIGSDQVCVIDGTILGKPHTAEKAFEQLKSASAKTVVFYTGLALVNSASGQRQSLVEPFQVHFRTLTDAQIRTYIRKEQPLNCAGSFKSEGLGISLFERLEGRDPNTLVGLPLIALLEMLAKEGVSPLD from the coding sequence ATGGATTTGATCCTCGCCTCCACCTCGGTGTTCAGAAAACAGCTGCTGGCAAAGCTGCAGCTGCCCTTTTCCACCGACAATCCCCAGGTGGACGAGCATCCCCTGCCGGGGGAAAGCGCCCCTGATCTGGTCGAGCGGCTGGCCCTGGCCAAGGCCGACGCGATAGCGGCCAAGCACCCCAATGCCCTGGTGATCGGTTCCGATCAGGTCTGCGTCATCGACGGCACCATCCTCGGCAAGCCCCACACGGCGGAAAAGGCATTCGAGCAGCTCAAGTCCGCCAGCGCCAAGACGGTGGTGTTCTATACCGGCCTGGCCCTGGTCAACAGCGCCAGCGGCCAGCGCCAAAGCCTGGTGGAGCCCTTTCAGGTCCACTTCCGGACACTGACCGATGCCCAGATCCGCACCTATATAAGGAAGGAGCAGCCCCTCAACTGCGCCGGCAGCTTCAAGAGCGAAGGGCTCGGCATCAGCCTGTTCGAACGCCTGGAAGGCCGTGATCCCAACACCCTGGTGGGTTTGCCACTGATCGCCCTGCTGGAGATGCTGGCAAAGGAAGGGGTTTCCCCCCTGGACTAA